The following proteins are co-located in the Vigna unguiculata cultivar IT97K-499-35 chromosome 9, ASM411807v1, whole genome shotgun sequence genome:
- the LOC114162325 gene encoding uncharacterized protein LOC114162325 translates to MGDYESSHNHHHSNHQQQPVSKETAFQALNTIIQLHFEKTLEKKRAIDLQKKELHKLFQIFFIFLALLFLAQSQSSRLQCRHCWIPITLLSIAHLIFYVSVAQTLRCINGFKYQRRCHKLTLGLATEKLREIKIRLGAANGADYDGVADEEFEIHYQEPPESYFGKFKRNWALHFGFLILIYAFMISSSVVLLCF, encoded by the coding sequence ATGGGAGACTACGAAAGCagccacaaccaccaccacagcAACCACCAACAACAACCGGTGTCAAAAGAAACAGCGTTTCAGGCGCTGAACACCATAATCCAGCTTCACTTCGAGAAGACCCTGGAGAAGAAACGGGCCATAGACCTTCAGAAGAAGGAGCTTCACAAGCTTTTCCAgattttcttcatcttcctcgCTCTCCTCTTCCTCGCCCAGTCCCAGTCCTCGCGCCTCCAATGCCGCCACTGCTGGATCCCCATCACGCTGCTCTCCATCGCCCACCTCATCTTCTACGTCTCCGTCGCGCAGACCCTCCGCTGCATCAACGGCTTCAAGTACCAGCGCCGCTGCCACAAGCTCACCCTCGGCCTCGCCACCGAGAAGCTCCGGGAGATCAAGATCAGGCTCGGCGCCGCCAACGGTGCTGACTACGACGGTGTTGCCGATGAGGAGTTCGAGATTCACTACCAGGAACCCCCCGAGAGCTACTTCGGAAAGTTTAAGAGGAATTGGGCACTTCATTTTGGGTTCTTGATCTTGATCTACGCTTTTATGATCTCTTCCTCTGTTGttcttttgtgtttttaa
- the LOC114164334 gene encoding uncharacterized protein LOC114164334, translating into MQLARWRTLSSLKTRVIPSLTHFSEFHSTPCTCQNWKNKFSSHIGNGQHQPSKSQIKFITRQKRADAKKALNSLLYNSGSSKFSFEDKYEGLGRPSNKGQPKSGQRSGGKPQKKTKRKIRRESFSEDFDGQPEQIFHASYGNKCYTWSFNNWSGSFEHSTSEGFEWREHSNRTNKWKNESDVEQDDDDLCCVGSSSDRTVLGLPPTGPLKIEDVKNAFRLSALKWHPDKHQGTSQAMAEEKFKLCVDAYKTLCNALSPS; encoded by the exons ATGCAATTAGCACGATGGCGAACCTTGTCGTCTTTGAAGACTCGCGTTATTCCCTCACTCACGCATTTCTCCGAGTTTCATTCCACTCCTTGTACTTGTCAAAATTGGAAGAACAAATTCAGCTct CATATAGGAAATGGTCAACATCAACCATCAAAG AGTCAAATCAAATTCATTACCCGTCAAAAGCGTGCTGATGCAAAGAAAGCTCTGAATAGTCTTCTTTACAATAGTGGATCCTCTAAATTTTCATTTGAG GACAAGTATGAAGGCCTAGGTAGGCCTTCTAATAAAGGTCAACCAAAGTCTGGTCAGCGGTCTGGTGGAAAGCCACAAAAGAAAACTAAAC GAAAAATCAGAAGAGAAAGTTTCTCTGAAGACTTTGATGGCCAACCTGAGCAAATATTCCATGCATCATACGGTAACAAGTGTTATACGTGGTCTTTTAACAATTGGAGCGGTTCTTTTGAACATTCTACATCGGAGGGGTTTGAATGGAGGGAACATTCAAATCGGACAAACAAGTGGAAAAATGAAAGTGATGTTGAGCaggatgatgatgacttatgttGTGTGGGATCAAGTTCTGATCGAACTGTTCTAGGTCTGCCTCCAACAGGTCCATTAAAGATTGAAGATGTTAAAAATGC TTTTCGTTTATCAGCTTTAAAATGGCATCCTGATAAGCATCAAGGCACTTCCCAG GCCATGGCTGAAGAAAAATTCAAACTATGTGTCGATGCATACAAAACATTGTGCAATGCTCTCTCCCCATCATAG